One Micromonospora craniellae genomic region harbors:
- a CDS encoding cellulase family glycosylhydrolase, translated as MKHPPRRTRRLLVTAGAVGALTLGTLAALPTTAAMAAPGCSVSYTTNSWSGGFTASVTITNVGDPINGWTLGFRFPDGGQRLAQGWSATWSQSGSEVTARSLGWNGSLATRASTTVGFNGTFTGANPAPTSFTLNGTVCTGSTTPTTPPPTTTPPPTTPPPTTPPPGGQTPVAINGQLRVCGVNLCNQYGRPIQLRGMSTHGIQWFGNCYNDASLDALATDWRADLFRIAMYVQEDGYETDPAGFTNRVNALVEEATERGMYAMIDFHTLTPGDPMHNLERAKTFFAAVSARHASKNNVIYEITNEPNGVSWSTIKSYAEQVIPVIRANDPDAVVIVGTRAWSSLGVSEGANHTEIVNNPVNASNIMYAFHFYAASHRDNYRAEVERAAARLPLFVTEFGTVDYTGDGAADLASSTQWLDLLDRLKIGYANWTFSDKAEGSAALRPGTCNGSNYTGTSVLTTSGAFMRERIRTPDNFPTS; from the coding sequence ATGAAGCATCCTCCGCGCCGGACACGGCGCCTCCTGGTCACGGCCGGCGCCGTCGGCGCGCTGACCCTCGGCACGCTGGCCGCCCTGCCCACGACCGCCGCGATGGCCGCACCCGGCTGCTCCGTCAGCTACACGACGAACAGCTGGTCCGGCGGGTTCACCGCGAGCGTGACCATCACCAACGTCGGCGACCCGATCAACGGGTGGACGCTCGGTTTCCGCTTCCCGGACGGCGGCCAACGCCTCGCGCAGGGCTGGTCGGCCACCTGGAGCCAGAGCGGCAGCGAGGTCACCGCACGGAGCCTGGGCTGGAACGGGTCGCTGGCCACCCGCGCCAGCACCACCGTCGGGTTCAACGGCACCTTCACCGGCGCCAATCCCGCACCGACCTCGTTCACCCTCAACGGCACGGTCTGCACCGGCTCGACCACGCCCACCACCCCGCCGCCCACCACCACTCCCCCGCCCACCACTCCCCCGCCGACCACCCCGCCGCCGGGCGGGCAGACCCCGGTGGCGATCAACGGGCAGCTTCGGGTCTGCGGGGTCAACCTCTGCAACCAGTACGGCCGGCCGATCCAGTTGCGCGGCATGAGCACCCACGGCATCCAGTGGTTCGGCAACTGCTACAACGACGCCTCGCTGGACGCGCTCGCCACCGACTGGCGGGCCGACCTGTTCCGCATCGCCATGTACGTGCAGGAGGACGGGTACGAGACCGACCCGGCGGGCTTCACAAACCGGGTCAACGCCCTGGTCGAGGAGGCCACCGAGCGGGGCATGTACGCGATGATCGACTTCCACACGCTCACGCCCGGCGACCCGATGCACAACCTGGAGCGGGCCAAGACCTTCTTCGCCGCGGTGTCCGCACGGCACGCGTCGAAGAACAACGTGATCTACGAGATCACCAACGAGCCCAACGGGGTGAGCTGGTCGACCATCAAGAGCTACGCCGAGCAGGTCATCCCGGTCATCCGCGCCAACGACCCGGACGCGGTCGTCATCGTGGGCACCCGGGCCTGGTCCTCGCTGGGCGTCTCCGAGGGCGCCAACCACACCGAGATCGTCAACAACCCGGTGAACGCGAGCAACATCATGTACGCGTTCCACTTCTACGCCGCGTCCCACCGGGACAACTACCGGGCCGAGGTCGAGCGGGCCGCCGCCCGGCTGCCGTTGTTCGTCACCGAGTTCGGCACCGTGGACTACACCGGTGACGGCGCCGCCGACCTGGCCAGCAGCACCCAGTGGCTGGACCTGCTCGACCGGCTGAAGATCGGGTACGCGAACTGGACGTTCTCCGACAAGGCCGAGGGCAGCGCGGCGTTGCGGCCGGGCACCTGCAACGGCAGCAACTACACCGGCACGTCCGTGCTCACCACCTCGGGCGCGTTCATGCGCGAACGCATCCGGACGCCGGACAACTTCCCGACGAGTTGA
- a CDS encoding tetratricopeptide repeat protein, giving the protein MDGPGFTITPLPSETAARQAAQGGAPEELNRLGITLKLGGREDEAAQWFRKAAEAGNTDGMANLAMYLMARGRNREAAEWFRRAGGPLGEALAQQLASEPDTPPGR; this is encoded by the coding sequence GTGGACGGGCCAGGGTTCACGATCACCCCGCTGCCCTCCGAGACGGCGGCCCGGCAGGCCGCACAGGGCGGGGCACCGGAGGAGTTGAACCGTCTCGGGATCACCCTCAAGCTCGGCGGCCGGGAGGACGAGGCCGCGCAGTGGTTCCGCAAGGCCGCCGAGGCCGGCAACACCGACGGGATGGCCAACCTGGCCATGTACCTGATGGCGCGCGGTCGCAACCGGGAGGCCGCCGAGTGGTTCCGTCGGGCCGGCGGCCCGCTGGGTGAGGCGCTCGCGCAACAGTTGGCGTCGGAGCCCGACACTCCGCCCGGCCGGTGA
- a CDS encoding CHAT domain-containing protein, which produces MLDALAPPPGSRVWWVPTGPLTSLPLHAAGPAVGPGVLDRVVSSYAPTVRSLVTAWRSRPLARTAAPLVVALPRTPGLGDLPNVQAEVRMLTGRYPASRVILGEQAVRQSVLDALPRHPWLHFAGHAVSAADGSADGHLVLHDHAADPLTVADIARLRLTHAEIAYLSACGTGVSHEDLDDEALHVAGACHIAGFRHVVGTAWAIDDAVAPGVAADFYARLTVSTPPRQPCTRRYVRCAPRNRTGPRCGRPSCTSVRDTMVDVTDRRYDTERGATELLIGALAGSALPPYRPGWLLLSWDATQRRWLTADLSGPPETATSLDP; this is translated from the coding sequence GTGCTCGACGCGCTCGCCCCGCCGCCCGGTTCCCGGGTGTGGTGGGTGCCGACCGGGCCGCTGACCAGCCTCCCGCTGCACGCCGCCGGGCCGGCGGTCGGACCGGGTGTGCTGGACCGGGTGGTCTCCTCGTACGCGCCGACGGTGCGCAGCCTGGTCACCGCCTGGCGGTCCCGCCCGCTGGCCCGTACGGCTGCGCCGCTGGTGGTGGCCCTGCCACGGACGCCGGGACTGGGGGACCTGCCGAACGTGCAGGCCGAGGTGCGGATGCTGACCGGCCGCTATCCGGCGAGCCGGGTGATCCTCGGTGAGCAGGCGGTCCGGCAGTCCGTGCTCGACGCGCTGCCCCGGCACCCGTGGCTGCACTTCGCGGGTCACGCGGTCAGTGCCGCCGACGGGAGCGCCGACGGGCACCTCGTCCTGCACGACCACGCCGCCGACCCGCTGACCGTCGCCGACATCGCGCGCCTGCGGCTGACGCACGCCGAGATCGCCTACCTGTCGGCGTGCGGCACCGGTGTCTCGCACGAGGACCTGGACGACGAGGCCCTGCACGTGGCCGGTGCCTGTCACATCGCCGGGTTCCGGCACGTGGTCGGCACGGCGTGGGCGATCGACGACGCGGTCGCCCCCGGCGTCGCGGCCGACTTCTACGCCCGACTGACGGTGTCGACGCCGCCGCGTCAGCCCTGCACCAGGCGGTACGTGCGCTGCGCGCCGCGCAACCGGACCGGCCCACGCTGTGGGCGCCCTTCCTGCACGTCGGTCCGTGACACGATGGTCGATGTGACCGACCGACGCTACGACACCGAACGTGGTGCCACCGAACTCCTCATCGGCGCGCTGGCCGGGTCCGCCCTGCCGCCGTACCGGCCCGGCTGGTTGCTGCTGTCGTGGGACGCGACCCAGCGCCGATGGCTCACGGCCGACCTGTCCGGGCCGCCGGAGACCGCCACCAGTCTCGACCCCTGA
- a CDS encoding phage holin family protein: MEPQVDAERRALPEPARVALRVLRDYRPTFARVRALVRSMATSFLVLSATFWLLPGVTISGLVGLLWLVALVTAVGAVLRPVLLALATALGGLGALAIGVGVQAVVMYVALRLAPEAHVAGIAVAFAAAWLAVALAAAVNWLADAGTDDTFVSEMLRLMSRVRRSTDRRGPRWWRWRRGRSARREEAGDVPPEGLLIVQLDGVATPVVQWAVRAGNLPTMGRWLRSRSHRMTRWHTGLPATTPAAQAGLLYGEFGRVPAYRWYEKAPPGPDGTAPAGRLVVTSRPRDAAEVERRLSTGRGLLRDGGASISTAFSGDAPTTLLTVSRAGLPGRSTPGYATFMTSPYGFARTVVLGAGQVLRELHAARRRRVRGVQPRADRGGSYLALRPLASLLNDLNVSLIAEQMARGAPVIFCDFVDYDEVAHHAGPARPEAMAALESLDHTLGILQRLAAEATRRYHIVVLSDHGQSQGATFRQRYGESLTQLVSRLVTPGVAEPVPAPRRRPRGPGRGVAAAGGEHETTRNAEERARVDTLLSEVSGRTGVTATATRMAVRARPESARGPRPSPGWERTAERAAASGRTEPETVVVASGNLAMVYLTRHPGRLTRERVDAVAPGLVEGLAAHPGVGVVVVDSAAGPLAVGRCGIHRLRDGHVEGDDPLVPYGPRARHDLLRHQGMDHVGDLVLISTVDPGLEEVTAFEELVGSHGGLGGWQNDALLVHPADWPQEGELVGPDAVHRQLLDWLSRLGLRSPDDHGDPADGSGPVTSGMPPGEAGRWVPAMASPVDEPARAGVAPAGSTPE, from the coding sequence ATGGAACCGCAGGTGGATGCCGAGCGCCGCGCTCTGCCCGAACCCGCCCGGGTCGCCCTGCGGGTGCTGCGCGACTACCGGCCGACCTTCGCCCGGGTACGCGCCCTGGTGCGTAGCATGGCCACCTCCTTCCTGGTGCTCAGCGCGACGTTCTGGCTGCTGCCCGGCGTCACCATCAGTGGCCTGGTCGGGCTGCTCTGGCTGGTCGCTCTGGTCACCGCCGTCGGGGCGGTGCTGCGCCCGGTGCTGCTGGCCCTGGCCACCGCGCTCGGCGGCCTCGGTGCGCTGGCCATCGGCGTGGGCGTCCAGGCCGTCGTCATGTACGTGGCCCTGCGCCTGGCGCCCGAGGCGCACGTCGCCGGGATCGCCGTCGCCTTCGCCGCCGCCTGGCTCGCCGTGGCGCTGGCCGCAGCGGTCAACTGGCTCGCCGACGCCGGCACCGACGACACCTTCGTCAGCGAGATGCTGCGGCTGATGAGTCGGGTCCGGCGGTCCACCGACCGTCGTGGCCCCCGCTGGTGGCGCTGGCGTCGGGGCAGGTCGGCGCGGCGGGAGGAGGCCGGTGACGTCCCGCCCGAGGGACTGCTCATCGTGCAGCTCGACGGGGTGGCCACGCCGGTGGTGCAGTGGGCGGTCCGCGCCGGCAACCTGCCCACCATGGGCCGGTGGTTGCGATCGCGCAGCCACCGGATGACCCGCTGGCACACCGGGCTGCCGGCCACCACGCCGGCCGCACAGGCCGGTCTGCTTTACGGCGAGTTCGGTCGGGTGCCGGCGTACCGCTGGTACGAGAAGGCACCGCCCGGCCCGGACGGGACCGCGCCGGCCGGGCGACTCGTGGTGACCAGTCGCCCCCGCGACGCGGCCGAGGTCGAGCGGCGACTGTCCACCGGGCGGGGACTGCTGCGCGACGGTGGGGCGAGCATCAGCACCGCGTTCTCCGGCGACGCCCCGACCACCCTGTTGACGGTCAGCCGCGCCGGGCTGCCCGGCCGCTCCACGCCCGGCTACGCGACGTTCATGACCAGCCCGTACGGCTTCGCCCGGACGGTGGTGCTCGGCGCCGGGCAGGTACTGCGGGAACTGCACGCCGCCCGGCGGCGACGGGTGCGCGGCGTACAGCCCCGGGCCGACCGGGGCGGCTCGTACCTGGCGTTGCGTCCGCTGGCCAGCCTGCTCAACGACCTCAACGTCTCGCTGATCGCCGAGCAGATGGCCCGGGGCGCGCCGGTCATCTTCTGCGACTTCGTCGACTACGACGAGGTGGCCCACCACGCCGGTCCGGCCCGACCGGAGGCGATGGCCGCCCTGGAGTCGCTCGACCACACGCTCGGGATCCTGCAACGGTTGGCCGCCGAGGCGACGCGGCGCTACCACATCGTCGTGCTCAGCGATCACGGGCAGAGCCAGGGCGCGACGTTCCGCCAGCGCTACGGCGAGTCACTGACCCAACTGGTGTCCCGGCTGGTGACGCCGGGCGTGGCCGAACCCGTGCCGGCACCGCGCAGGCGTCCGCGTGGACCGGGCCGGGGCGTGGCGGCGGCCGGTGGCGAGCACGAGACGACCCGCAACGCCGAGGAGCGGGCCCGGGTGGACACGCTGCTCAGCGAGGTGTCCGGCCGCACCGGGGTGACCGCCACCGCGACCCGGATGGCGGTTCGGGCCCGACCGGAGTCGGCGCGCGGCCCGCGTCCGTCGCCGGGGTGGGAGCGGACGGCCGAGCGGGCCGCCGCGTCGGGGCGTACCGAACCGGAGACCGTGGTGGTGGCCTCCGGCAACCTGGCGATGGTCTATCTGACCCGGCATCCCGGGCGGCTCACCCGCGAGCGGGTCGACGCGGTGGCGCCGGGGCTGGTGGAGGGCCTGGCCGCGCATCCCGGCGTCGGGGTGGTCGTCGTCGACTCGGCCGCCGGACCGCTGGCGGTGGGGCGGTGCGGGATCCACCGGCTGCGGGACGGACACGTCGAGGGCGACGACCCGCTGGTGCCGTACGGGCCACGGGCCCGGCACGACCTGCTGCGGCACCAGGGGATGGACCACGTCGGGGACCTGGTGCTGATCAGCACCGTGGACCCCGGCCTGGAGGAGGTGACCGCCTTCGAGGAACTGGTCGGAAGCCATGGTGGGCTGGGCGGCTGGCAGAACGACGCGCTGCTGGTGCATCCCGCCGACTGGCCGCAGGAGGGCGAGCTGGTGGGCCCGGACGCGGTGCACCGGCAGTTGCTCGACTGGCTGTCCCGGCTCGGCCTGCGCAGCCCCGACGACCACGGCGACCCAGCGGACGGGTCCGGTCCGGTGACGTCCGGAATGCCTCCGGGGGAGGCGGGACGGTGGGTACCGGCTATGGCGTCGCCGGTGGATGAACCGGCGCGGGCCGGCGTCGCCCCAGCCGGCTCAACCCCTGAGTGA
- a CDS encoding DedA family protein, whose product MTAVLGTLAWLTLVVMFGAVVPVVPTGAAVSGAAALAAHQDPVTVLLVVLAGALGAYLGDLVVFAVLRWGGERIARRLRWLRGPQRLDRVAARVREGGGPMLLVSRLVPGGRLPVLLAAAMAGMTWRWFAVANLPATLLWSVLYALIGVLGRAIFPEPWQSVIAAIVLVLLVTQGLSRLGRRRPAPVHPPATP is encoded by the coding sequence ATGACGGCGGTCCTCGGCACGCTGGCATGGCTCACGCTGGTGGTGATGTTCGGCGCTGTCGTCCCGGTGGTGCCGACCGGCGCGGCGGTCAGCGGCGCCGCCGCCCTCGCCGCGCACCAGGACCCGGTGACCGTGCTCCTGGTCGTACTCGCCGGGGCGCTCGGCGCGTACCTCGGTGACCTGGTGGTCTTCGCGGTGCTCAGGTGGGGCGGGGAACGCATCGCCCGACGGCTGCGCTGGCTACGCGGGCCGCAGCGGCTCGACCGGGTGGCGGCCCGGGTACGCGAGGGCGGCGGCCCGATGCTCCTGGTGTCCCGGCTGGTGCCGGGCGGCCGGTTGCCGGTGCTGCTGGCCGCGGCGATGGCCGGGATGACCTGGCGGTGGTTCGCCGTGGCCAACCTGCCCGCCACCCTGCTCTGGTCGGTCCTCTACGCCCTGATCGGCGTACTCGGCCGGGCCATCTTCCCCGAGCCGTGGCAGAGCGTCATCGCCGCGATCGTGCTGGTCCTGCTGGTCACTCAGGGGTTGAGCCGGCTGGGGCGACGCCGGCCCGCGCCGGTTCATCCACCGGCGACGCCATAG
- a CDS encoding MBL fold metallo-hydrolase, producing MDGGAGDGVVELTWHGHSTVWIEDSGTRLLTDPLLRDRLAHLRRRRGPTPRLPAIPDAVLVSHLHADHLDLASLRRLPPDTRLVLPAGAAPLVQRALGASADRYTELAPGEATTVGEVTVTAAPAAHPAGRGPWSRHRAPAIGYLVEGRARTWFAGDTGFFAEMDSLGPLDLALIPVGGWGPTLGPGHLDPQGAAEAARRVAAAWAVPIHYGTFWPIGCDRVRPDRFFQPGDDFARHAHRISPDTRVRVLHPGESLTVPGS from the coding sequence GTGGACGGCGGTGCGGGTGACGGTGTGGTCGAGCTGACCTGGCACGGTCACAGCACCGTGTGGATCGAGGACTCCGGGACCCGGCTGCTCACCGACCCGCTGCTCCGCGACCGGCTCGCCCACCTGCGGCGGCGACGCGGCCCCACCCCCCGGTTGCCGGCCATACCGGACGCCGTACTCGTGTCGCACCTGCACGCCGACCACCTGGACCTCGCGTCGCTGCGCCGGCTGCCCCCGGACACCCGGCTGGTGCTGCCGGCCGGGGCCGCGCCGCTGGTGCAACGGGCCCTGGGCGCGAGCGCCGACCGGTACACCGAGCTGGCGCCCGGCGAGGCGACCACGGTCGGCGAGGTCACCGTCACCGCCGCGCCCGCCGCCCACCCCGCCGGGCGGGGGCCCTGGTCGCGGCACCGGGCACCGGCCATCGGCTACCTCGTCGAGGGTCGGGCGCGCACCTGGTTCGCCGGGGACACCGGCTTCTTCGCCGAGATGGACTCGCTCGGCCCCCTCGACCTGGCGCTGATCCCGGTCGGCGGGTGGGGACCGACGCTCGGTCCGGGCCACCTCGACCCGCAGGGCGCGGCCGAGGCTGCCCGGCGGGTGGCGGCGGCGTGGGCCGTGCCGATCCACTACGGCACCTTCTGGCCGATCGGGTGCGACCGGGTCCGGCCGGACCGGTTCTTCCAGCCGGGCGACGACTTCGCCCGGCACGCGCACCGCATCTCCCCCGACACCCGGGTACGCGTCCTGCACCCGGGCGAGTCCCTGACCGTGCCCGGCTCATGA
- a CDS encoding MmcQ/YjbR family DNA-binding protein yields MTDLVATIRRVCLDLPEVTERPSHGTPAWFIRGKKSFAQVWPDGHHQNDFPHLWCAAPPGSAEELIAAAPQTYFRPPYVGHRGWVGVRLDTGVDATELAEVIEDGYRVVAPRTLLAKLDAR; encoded by the coding sequence ATGACCGACTTGGTGGCGACCATCCGGCGGGTGTGCCTGGACCTGCCCGAGGTCACCGAACGCCCGAGCCACGGCACTCCGGCCTGGTTCATCCGGGGCAAGAAGTCCTTCGCTCAGGTCTGGCCGGACGGCCATCACCAGAACGACTTCCCGCACCTGTGGTGCGCCGCGCCACCGGGTTCCGCCGAGGAACTGATCGCGGCCGCCCCGCAGACCTACTTCCGTCCGCCCTATGTGGGGCATCGGGGGTGGGTGGGCGTACGCCTCGACACCGGCGTCGACGCGACCGAGCTCGCCGAGGTCATCGAGGACGGGTACCGGGTGGTGGCACCCCGGACCCTGCTCGCCAAGCTCGACGCCCGCTGA
- a CDS encoding TetR/AcrR family transcriptional regulator, with protein MPPRPAPHQPRKTPRQQRAWQTRRRILDAAARVFAEYGHAAGTTDRIAAAAGLSVGSLYQYFPNKDSILLTLALEHVDETAQAVRASLAGLADGPVPLHRWLPAVVRACVELHTRDPRLHQVLFEESPRPPELLARFHEAEVEAVAAVGLLLRQDPDLAPADPERSARVVVAVVESLVHRFVAQQPDPIGEPELTGEIVAVVTGYLGRTTVS; from the coding sequence GTGCCACCCCGGCCCGCACCACATCAGCCCAGGAAGACGCCCCGGCAGCAGCGCGCCTGGCAGACCCGTCGACGCATCCTCGACGCGGCGGCTCGCGTTTTCGCCGAGTACGGCCACGCCGCCGGCACCACCGACCGGATCGCGGCGGCGGCCGGACTCTCGGTGGGATCGCTGTACCAGTACTTCCCCAACAAGGACTCGATCCTGTTGACCCTGGCGCTCGAACACGTCGACGAGACCGCCCAGGCGGTGCGGGCCAGTCTCGCCGGTCTCGCCGACGGCCCCGTACCGCTGCACCGATGGCTCCCGGCGGTGGTCCGCGCCTGCGTCGAGCTGCACACCCGCGACCCGCGCCTGCATCAAGTGCTCTTCGAGGAGTCGCCGCGCCCGCCCGAGTTGCTGGCCCGGTTCCACGAGGCCGAAGTCGAGGCGGTCGCCGCCGTCGGTCTGCTGCTGCGCCAGGACCCGGACCTGGCGCCGGCCGACCCGGAGCGCAGCGCCCGCGTGGTGGTCGCGGTCGTGGAGTCGCTGGTGCACCGGTTCGTCGCGCAGCAGCCGGACCCGATCGGCGAGCCGGAGCTGACCGGCGAGATCGTCGCGGTGGTGACCGGCTACCTGGGCCGCACGACCGTGAGCTGA
- a CDS encoding alpha/beta fold hydrolase, protein MEDSRRTYQEVTRWLDYQRYYPERLRSDLDDAPAEEWWRWRGLDVHLDRLAAPDAPVKLLLLHGAGGYGRMLAPYARMLAQLAPVEVLAPDLPGYGLTRSDRPVAYAEWIDCVTDLVAAERARDGRPVHLLGASMGGMVAYSVAATADVAGLVVTCLLDPRDVGARMRMTRLPVMGRLARPSSPPPRRWNRRRSPPARC, encoded by the coding sequence GTGGAAGACAGTCGGCGTACGTACCAGGAAGTCACCCGGTGGCTCGACTACCAGCGCTACTACCCGGAACGGCTGCGCAGCGACCTCGACGACGCTCCGGCCGAGGAGTGGTGGCGCTGGCGGGGGCTGGACGTCCACCTGGACCGGCTCGCCGCACCGGACGCCCCGGTGAAGCTCCTCCTGCTGCACGGCGCCGGCGGGTACGGGCGGATGCTCGCCCCGTACGCGCGGATGCTGGCCCAGCTCGCCCCGGTGGAGGTGCTCGCGCCGGACCTGCCCGGCTACGGGCTGACCCGCAGCGACCGGCCGGTGGCGTACGCGGAGTGGATCGACTGCGTCACCGACCTCGTGGCGGCGGAGCGGGCCCGCGACGGGCGTCCCGTCCATCTCCTCGGCGCCAGCATGGGCGGCATGGTGGCCTACTCGGTGGCCGCGACCGCCGACGTCGCCGGGCTGGTCGTGACCTGCCTGCTGGACCCGCGTGACGTCGGCGCGCGGATGCGGATGACCCGCCTGCCGGTCATGGGGCGCCTCGCCCGTCCTTCCTCACCTCCGCCCCGCCGGTGGAACCGGAGGCGTTCACCGCCTGCCCGGTGCTGA
- a CDS encoding alpha/beta fold hydrolase, with the protein MLMTHPADDRWTPVALSRAFFDRIVAEKRFVLLERAGHLPVEQPGLTRLGQAVSEFVS; encoded by the coding sequence GTGCTGATGACGCACCCGGCGGACGACCGCTGGACACCGGTCGCGCTCAGCCGGGCGTTTTTCGACCGCATCGTCGCCGAGAAGCGGTTCGTGCTGCTGGAGCGGGCCGGACACCTGCCCGTCGAGCAACCGGGCCTGACCCGGCTGGGGCAGGCCGTCAGCGAGTTCGTCAGCTGA